TTTCTCCAATAAACCTCCACACCACCTTCTGTGGCATGCGAGCGAAAGCGGTGGCAATGGCATCCATGACCTCTCTGGGCAATCCTGCAATCAGTGTTCCCAAAGACATCACGACCACCCCATGGTCTCCTGAGCTCTGCATAAACTCCTCCAGCTCTGCAGGGAGAGGCTTGGCCGGACGACACTGGAAGCCGCCAATGTAGATGAGGTTTGGCATGGAGGGTCGTGGGAACTCGAACACGAAGTCTACACGGACAAGCCACAGCTCCGCCGAACGTTGCATGGCTAGGAGGTCAGCGCCAGGAGGGAAGTAGTTGAGCAACAAGCTGGAGTACATGGGGATCACCATCCAGCGCTCTTGAATGAGGTTCAACCCATAATGTAGAAGGTTGCGGGTTCTTTCTAACAAACCCATTCGGTCCGTCAGGCCTGAGCCAGGGACAGGCACGTAGGATATGGGAGAAGGTGCGATGGAGAAGTGGCCTTCTCCGAAACTCATCCAACGGACGTTGTAGACCATTGGAAGTTGGAGGTAATGTGCCAGAATGACCCCACCAGGCATGGCAGGGTCAGTGAGCATCAAGTCATAGTTCGCCATCTTTATTTGTGTCATCAGATCTTTGTTCTCCAGCATGGTGGTGAGCATGGCACAGTTTGCCGTGTGAGCAACATTTATGATACCAATAAATTCTGACATCTGGACCAGCAGTCCCGTCATTGGGGCCTTCCTGCGGGCCTCAAGAATCCTTTGTACTGTGTTCTCGAACAGGTCCAGGCCTATGTAATTCTTTTTAAGCGTCACTGTAATTGAGGTGTAGTAAGGTGAATTCTCCTGAATGAACCAGCTGTCCGTAATGCGAATCACACTCAGCTCATGTCCATGAGAGTGCAGCTTCTTCACCAGCACCTAGAGAGCAGAAATACAGTTTACTTAGGTTTTAAGCAAGCTGAATTGATTTTCTATTTGGCaagcatgtttattttatatttttaaaacagcaaaattaattgttttatctcCATCACATGGAAGCCAGTTTTCCCCCGACATTTTTCAATTGTGACTTTACATCTGATTTAAAAATTGTGACTTCAGAATTTTGCAGTTGATTGTgacttaattgttttattattgcaaCTTTCTCACTAATGCAACTTAGtttatcttaaaggaatagttcaaaattgaaaattaatatacatgttagcctgagggtgagtaatgtttcagcaaactttcatttttgggtgaactattcttttgcATTACTGTGGAGGGGGAGgtgtggtttagcgaagtctgcgaCGGGAGAGCGAGTGAAGAGACGATCGGCGgtaagtggttcaggtgagaaaTTATTAACAGCTGGATCTCgttgcagtgattggcgtggggaaccaGCATTTAAGCGGCGCGACAGCCGCCACAAGACGAGAGAGACGGGGACTCGTGAGTGTGTGAAGCGGAGGAGACACAGTAGTGAAGCCACAGTACATTTATAGAGACGCGCACCTGCCGCGctggtttattttgttgtttgtttcttttatataaaagaataaagTCTCTCACAAGCCCCTACGCCGACTCTGGTCTCCTTCCTCTGCCCTGATCGAACAGCATTacaattacctttttgtttttactttgagcTGAAAACAGGCTTCCACACCAGCAACAGTGAACTTTGCTGaaatagtgcaatctttttttaaaaacctgcATATTTAAATCAGTACCTCCATGTTCACCCAGTGACTGCCATCAACGGGGAAAACCAGTATCTTATCTCCATTATAACCACAGGGTAAAGAAAGAAGGAGGGATATCCAAAGGAAGATGAGGGAAATGTATCCGcacatttctcttttttctcagaataacaaaaataatcagCAAGAAAATCCCTTTAAATTGCTTTCCAGTGCAAGAAACTTTTacacaacatttaaaatgtactaagATGTTCTCTTATGTATaagtaaatatatgaatatatagtaTAAAGTTAAATGCCACTGTAGAAATAGTTTGTTTAGGTCACATACCTCAGTTGTCTTCTAGTTTCAGTCCCACAAAAATGTTGCTACATAAAAGAAAAAGCTTACACAGTCTCTACAGAGATTAGCTTCCCATAATTCCTCTTTTATTTTGTTGTGAAACATCTCTTATCCCCAGTTTTTCCTGGCCAGCAGGATTTTCAAAATGAACTGTGCTGTGTTAACAAATGTTGAATTGCATACCCAAACGCattcacattttaaagtaaaagtaatatatattacATCTTCACTTATACAATTCAATTTAGTTTCCAGAAATCTCATTTTATTACCGTTTTTGAAGCACATCGCATACATTTATTCCTGTAAACAGTTTTCGTCAAAAATGAATTGTGTTCACTTACTCACAGACAAgatcactttaaaatatttaatcaagaaTCATCAGAGAATAAAC
Above is a window of Carassius auratus strain Wakin chromosome 35, ASM336829v1, whole genome shotgun sequence DNA encoding:
- the ugt5g2 gene encoding UDP glucuronosyltransferase 5 family, polypeptide G2, translating into MCGYISLIFLWISLLLSLPCGYNGDKILVFPVDGSHWVNMEVLVKKLHSHGHELSVIRITDSWFIQENSPYYTSITVTLKKNYIGLDLFENTVQRILEARRKAPMTGLLVQMSEFIGIINVAHTANCAMLTTMLENKDLMTQIKMANYDLMLTDPAMPGGVILAHYLQLPMVYNVRWMSFGEGHFSIAPSPISYVPVPGSGLTDRMGLLERTRNLLHYGLNLIQERWMVIPMYSSLLLNYFPPGADLLAMQRSAELWLVRVDFVFEFPRPSMPNLIYIGGFQCRPAKPLPAELEEFMQSSGDHGVVVMSLGTLIAGLPREVMDAIATAFARMPQKVVWRFIGERPSSLGNNTLLLNWIPQNDLLGHPKTRAFVAHGGTNGLYEAIYHGVPVLGLPLLFDQLDNIVRLQARGAARMLEAATCTTEEFLEALRDILENPTYRQNMQKLSSLHQDRPLHPLDKAVYWIEFVLRNKGAPHLRAEAYNMSVFSYYCLDVAALVLIILLLTLGVVTIWIRRRKREANKAVRDGNKKAIKEGSKRLKETINALKESNNIPILKTRASKRI